CGAGGCGACCGCCGGCCCGGTCCCTGCCGCGACGACGATCGCGCTCTCGAAGACCAGTCCACGATAGGCGCTGAGCGGGCTGAGCGCCAGCGAGTAGACGAGTTCCGCGTCGCCGATCGCGCCGGCCGACACCCCGAACGCGATCGCCAGGTCGAAGCCGACCAGCAGGACGACGAGCGCGACGACCGCCAGCGCGAGCGCGCTGCGGGTGCCGCTGACCGCCGCCGAGATCGCGATCGCGACGGCGAGCACCGCCAGCGCGAACAGGACCGTCAGGACGACGAACCGGGCGAACAGGATCGGGGAGTCGGCCCCCGAGTGGGACGCGTAGACCGACAGCGCGTCGTCCTCGAACCGAACCACCGCGGCGGCGACGACCGCCAGCGGGAGGACGATCGTCGCGAGGAGGCCGATCGCCCGCCCGGCGTAGACGCCGAGGACGATCTCGCGGTGGGAGACGGGGTAGGTCTCCAGCACGTCGAGTTCGCCGCGTTGCTCGTCGCCGAGGATGGCGCGATAGCCGTAGGCGACGGCGACCACCGGCACGAGCAACTCCAGGGGCGTGAGCAGGTCGACCAGCGTCGGGACGTAGCCGGCCCGGACGCTCCCGCCGACCCAGGCGATCCCCAGCAGGACGGCGGCGAACGCCAGTCCGAGCACGAAGAACGTCCGGGTCCGGAGGACCGTCCGGAGTTCCCGACCGACGATCGTCGCGAGACGGCGTTTCGGGTCGGGTGCGGCCGGCCGTGAGCGATCCGTCTCGCTCGCGTCCTCCCGGCCGGCCGTCCGGGGTTCGGTGGCCTGTAGCTCGCCGCTCATGCGTGTCCCCCCTGTACCCGGACGGTATCGAGATCGCCGCCGATCGCGGTCTCGTAGACCGCCCACAGCGAGTCGGCGTCGAGTTCGTCTCGCAGTTGCGCGGTCGAGCCCCGCCGTACGATCCGGCCGTCGGAGAGGATCAGCACGCGATCGGCGACCCGTTCGACGAGTTCCAGGTCGTGAGAACTCAGCAGGACCGCGATCCCGTCGTCGGCGAGTTCCGCCGCGACGTCGAACACGTGCATGCTCATCCCCGGATCCAGCCCGCTGCCGGGTTCGTCGAGGACGACGACGGGCGGGTCGCCGATCGTCGCCTGTGCGATGCCGAGGAGACGGGTCATCCCGCCAGAGAGGGCCTCGACCGGTCGATCGGCCGCGTCGGCGAGTCCGACCCGATCGAGGTGCGTCATCGCGGCGGTTTCGTCGCCCCCCACGAGCGACGCGTAGAATTCGAGCGTCTCGAGGCACGTGAACCCGGGCCGGAAGGCGGGGTGCTGGGGCAGGTAGCCGATCCGTCGGGCCGTCTCGGGGCCGTGGTACGCGATCTTGCCCGCCGTCGGCTCGTGGAGGCCGGCGAGCGATCGGATCAGCGTCGTCTTGCCGGAGCCGTTCGGGCCGATCAGGGCCGTCACGGCCCCGCGGCGGAGAGTCGCGGAGACGTTCTCCAGGACGGAGATCGTCCCGTAGTCGTGGTCGATGTCGGTCGCCTCGAGTATCGGTAGCGTGTCAGTCATGGATCGTCCGTGTCGTCTCGTAGCACGTCCAGGCGTGCTCGGCCCACTCGGTGCGCTCGAGCAGGTCCGGGTTGTTCGGTTCGCAGGTCGGTGCCTGGTCGACGATACTGCCGGTTCGCATCCCGGGAACCGAGCCCTCGAGTCCGGCGAGGGCCCTGAGCGCGGGTGCCCGGACGAGCGTCGGCGTCCCGTCAGTCCGGTGCAAGCGCCGATCGATGGCGTCGGTGGGGGAGTACGACATGTCGGCCCGGTCCCCGTCGGCGACGGTGGCACTGCCCTGCCAGTAGTTTCCGGCGTCGCCGTCGCTCCAGACCCGGAGCGGCCCCGACCTCGCGTCGGCGTGTGCGTCGTTCCCGACGAAGTCGTTCCCGACGACGCGGTTCGTCGGGAGCATGGCGGAGACCTCCGCGCCCACGTCGTTGCCGGCGATCACGTTGTTCTCGTAGATCGACGCGGTCGAGCCGACGAGAAGGCCGAGTTCGGAGTCGGCGACGAGGTTCGATGCGACGTAGGTATCGCTCCCGCCGACACTGAGGGCGATCGCCGCGTCCCGGACCGTGTTCCCGACGACCGCGTTTCCAACGGGTCCGGTCATGATGTACAGCCCGGCGTTCTCCTGGCCGCGAAGCTCGTTGTCCGCGATCAGGGCGTCGTTCGTGTGCATCAGGTGGACGCCGATCTGGTTCCCCTCGACCGCGTTCGAGCGAACGACGGCGGTCGGGGAGCGAAACAGGTAGATACCGTTCCGAGCGCCCATGACCGTCGAGTCCTCGACGACGACCGGCGAGTGGTACAGCAACATGCCGGCGAGCCCGTCGGACGGGTCCTCGGGCCCGACTACCGTGACGTTCCGGATGACGGCGTCCGTGCTCTCGTACGTGATGATCCCGCTCGCCGGGGTGTCGATGCGGACGTCCTCGATCAGGAGTTCCTCGGCGGTGTAGGCCCCGATCCCGGCGTCGGTGCCGGCGTAGTACTTCGTGAAGGTGGCGTCCCAGGCCTCGTCGTCCATCTCGACGGGGAGTTCCTCGCCGCCTTTCGTCCGGTTTCCGACGCCTTCGATATCGAGCCCCTGGATCGCGGCCCGATCGGTCGTGACGGTGATCACCGTGCCGTTGCCGTCGCCGCGGATCGTCGCGTTCCTCTCGCCGGCGAGCGTGATCGGGCGATCGATCTCGATCGTCTCCGCGTAGACCCCCTCGGGGACGACGACGGTGGTGTTCGCCGGCGCCTCGTCGATCGCCCCCTGGACGGTGGCCGCGTCCTCGCCGACGACGACGGACGTGGGTCGCTCCGCGAGCCGTTCGGCCGCGTCGACCCGCTCGTCCGCCAGGTCGCGCCGATCGTCGACGCGGTCGCGGGCGACGGTCGCGTCGTCGCTCTCGAAGGGGACCTCGAGCAGCGAGTCCCACGCGTGGAGCGTGCCGCCGTGGGTCTCGGCGAACGCCGCCGCCTCCTCGCGATCGGCGAACGAGACGACGGTGTCCCCGGCGGGCGTTCGTGCATCGCTGTCGACGACGTACCACGCCTCCTCGGCCGCGATCCAGCCGGGG
This region of Halosolutus amylolyticus genomic DNA includes:
- a CDS encoding NosD domain-containing protein; translation: MPVRSRTTIFLGLLVVLVLAGAGLFAVDVGSTTPDPVAFDDTVPVGLTLEAEYALGDDVALPRAQVFYSQYQYVVGYYGVETFVENQRGPDHEQRFGHPLAVYVSDYGGTGIELTDEGYPVTDRSPGWIAAEEAWYVVDSDARTPAGDTVVSFADREEAAAFAETHGGTLHAWDSLLEVPFESDDATVARDRVDDRRDLADERVDAAERLAERPTSVVVGEDAATVQGAIDEAPANTTVVVPEGVYAETIEIDRPITLAGERNATIRGDGNGTVITVTTDRAAIQGLDIEGVGNRTKGGEELPVEMDDEAWDATFTKYYAGTDAGIGAYTAEELLIEDVRIDTPASGIITYESTDAVIRNVTVVGPEDPSDGLAGMLLYHSPVVVEDSTVMGARNGIYLFRSPTAVVRSNAVEGNQIGVHLMHTNDALIADNELRGQENAGLYIMTGPVGNAVVGNTVRDAAIALSVGGSDTYVASNLVADSELGLLVGSTASIYENNVIAGNDVGAEVSAMLPTNRVVGNDFVGNDAHADARSGPLRVWSDGDAGNYWQGSATVADGDRADMSYSPTDAIDRRLHRTDGTPTLVRAPALRALAGLEGSVPGMRTGSIVDQAPTCEPNNPDLLERTEWAEHAWTCYETTRTIHD
- a CDS encoding ABC transporter ATP-binding protein; its protein translation is MTDTLPILEATDIDHDYGTISVLENVSATLRRGAVTALIGPNGSGKTTLIRSLAGLHEPTAGKIAYHGPETARRIGYLPQHPAFRPGFTCLETLEFYASLVGGDETAAMTHLDRVGLADAADRPVEALSGGMTRLLGIAQATIGDPPVVVLDEPGSGLDPGMSMHVFDVAAELADDGIAVLLSSHDLELVERVADRVLILSDGRIVRRGSTAQLRDELDADSLWAVYETAIGGDLDTVRVQGGHA
- a CDS encoding ABC transporter permease; amino-acid sequence: MSGELQATEPRTAGREDASETDRSRPAAPDPKRRLATIVGRELRTVLRTRTFFVLGLAFAAVLLGIAWVGGSVRAGYVPTLVDLLTPLELLVPVVAVAYGYRAILGDEQRGELDVLETYPVSHREIVLGVYAGRAIGLLATIVLPLAVVAAAVVRFEDDALSVYASHSGADSPILFARFVVLTVLFALAVLAVAIAISAAVSGTRSALALAVVALVVLLVGFDLAIAFGVSAGAIGDAELVYSLALSPLSAYRGLVFESAIVVAAGTGPAVASPIASLASLAAWTIGSLGFAAWALNR